Proteins encoded together in one Candidatus Xianfuyuplasma coldseepsis window:
- a CDS encoding CueP family metal-binding protein produces the protein MKKIILIVTVLLVTLTLSACSSNNDLASVGLEGMSGKEILMGVADGSIEVEGFGLSVYDDELVVILDDTRISVDMPEDEFYLSVAPFIDTTHECAFHSATGCRGEMKQEEFHVEFIDLDGNIIVSESMMSMSNGFIDLWLPRDLEGTLTITQGDLTAVKLISTEAGEPTCETTMQLT, from the coding sequence ATGAAAAAAATAATATTGATTGTAACAGTATTACTTGTAACATTAACACTGAGTGCATGTTCAAGTAACAATGATCTAGCAAGTGTAGGATTAGAAGGTATGAGTGGTAAAGAGATATTGATGGGTGTAGCTGATGGAAGTATCGAAGTAGAAGGATTTGGATTATCAGTTTATGATGATGAGCTAGTAGTAATTTTGGATGATACAAGAATATCAGTTGATATGCCTGAAGATGAGTTTTATCTTTCAGTTGCACCATTTATTGACACGACACATGAATGTGCATTTCATAGCGCTACAGGTTGTAGAGGCGAAATGAAACAAGAAGAGTTTCATGTAGAATTTATTGATTTAGATGGCAACATCATTGTATCAGAGAGTATGATGTCGATGAGTAATGGTTTTATTGATTTGTGGTTACCAAGAGACTTAGAAGGAACATTGACAATTACACAAGGTGATTTAACTGCAGTTAAATTAATTTCAACAGAAGCAGGAGAACCAACTTGTGAGACAACAATGCAATTGACATGA
- a CDS encoding heavy-metal-associated domain-containing protein — translation MIKLIVTNMSCGHCQLKINAELEANNYKVVKIDMSKNSVLINTSSDQVNKIKRILDSINYVVDNETPVLDIEEHTIWDDKLDDDLNYETFTTYLFNNEISIIGFNDEDFGVIILCTVTQLHDAVEYINQM, via the coding sequence ATGATCAAACTTATAGTAACGAACATGTCATGCGGACACTGTCAACTTAAAATTAATGCAGAGTTAGAAGCAAACAACTATAAAGTAGTAAAAATAGATATGAGTAAAAATTCAGTACTTATTAATACAAGTAGTGATCAAGTAAACAAAATAAAAAGAATTCTAGATAGTATTAATTATGTAGTAGATAATGAGACACCTGTATTAGATATTGAAGAACATACAATATGGGATGACAAACTAGATGATGACTTAAACTATGAAACATTTACAACATACTTATTTAATAATGAAATAAGTATAATTGGATTTAATGATGAAGATTTCGGAGTTATTATATTGTGTACTGTAACTCAGTTACATGATGCAGTTGAATATATTAACCAAATGTAA
- a CDS encoding (2Fe-2S)-binding protein: MEKEVLCCCHNVTLEDVKEQIILGVDNFEDLQEITKIGTDCPPCKEKNEKLFKILLEEEIKG, encoded by the coding sequence ATGGAAAAAGAAGTATTATGCTGTTGCCACAATGTAACACTTGAAGATGTAAAAGAGCAGATAATCTTAGGTGTTGATAATTTTGAAGACCTGCAAGAAATAACAAAAATCGGGACGGATTGTCCACCTTGTAAAGAAAAAAATGAGAAACTATTTAAAATATTGTTAGAAGAAGAAATTAAAGGGTAA
- a CDS encoding copper-translocating P-type ATPase produces MDQHNHMNHESHMDHNHKDHNHSGHDHSHMLIEYKNKFIISMLVTIPILILSPMIQDFLGFELSFIGDSYILFALSTFVFIYGGKPFLLGSVDEVKKRNLGMMTLIALAIIVAYLYSALTIFVLEGSNFFWELATLIDIMLIGHYIEMKSVMSASNALEKLVKLIPSEAHLIVSNGNVKTIRTDEVQKGDKLLIKPGEKIPVDCAILSGESTVDESMLTGESVPVTKKKGDLLIGGAINGSGSLTVQVQKIGKDSYIYQVIDLVKEAQESKSRTQDLSNRAAKLLFYVAVSVGVITFIIWIIIGKDVSYALERMVTVMVIACPHALGLAAPLVVARSTAISAQNGLLIRNRANFEEARNLEAIVFDKTGTLTKGAFIVTDIVLAKGHTEEELLKYAASLESQSSHPLAIGLLKSAKDKNTKIIKPTKFESLTGKGITGIVENNQVHVISPGYMEDEKIKYPVDKYKKLSNEGKTISFVLVNNELIGFYALADEVRESAKSAVKKLKEMNIKTIMLTGDNKQVANWVANQLGLDEVYAEVLPHEKAEIIKELKTRYKKVAMTGDGINDAPALVTADLGIAIGAGTDVAIESADVILVRSDPEDVVSIISLSRSTYRKMKQNLWWAAGYNIVTIPLAAGVLYSIGIVLSPAMGAVLMSLSTVIVAINARLFKG; encoded by the coding sequence ATGGATCAACACAATCATATGAATCATGAAAGCCATATGGATCACAATCATAAGGATCACAATCATTCAGGTCATGATCACTCACATATGTTAATTGAATATAAAAACAAATTTATTATAAGCATGTTGGTGACAATACCTATTCTTATATTGTCTCCAATGATACAAGACTTTTTGGGATTTGAGTTATCATTCATTGGTGATAGTTACATACTATTTGCACTGTCAACATTTGTGTTTATTTATGGTGGTAAACCATTCTTATTAGGTTCAGTAGATGAGGTTAAGAAAAGAAACTTAGGTATGATGACCCTGATCGCTTTGGCAATTATAGTTGCATATCTGTATAGCGCATTGACAATATTTGTCTTAGAAGGAAGTAATTTCTTTTGGGAACTAGCAACTTTGATAGATATTATGTTGATAGGTCACTATATTGAAATGAAATCTGTCATGAGCGCATCAAACGCTCTTGAGAAACTAGTTAAATTGATACCTAGTGAAGCCCATCTAATTGTCTCAAATGGGAATGTTAAAACCATTAGAACTGATGAAGTTCAAAAAGGCGATAAACTATTAATTAAACCAGGTGAAAAAATACCAGTTGATTGTGCTATCTTAAGTGGTGAATCAACAGTTGATGAATCAATGTTAACTGGGGAATCTGTTCCAGTAACGAAGAAAAAAGGCGATTTATTAATAGGTGGAGCGATTAATGGATCTGGGAGTTTAACTGTTCAAGTACAAAAAATTGGTAAAGATAGTTATATATATCAGGTTATTGATTTAGTTAAAGAAGCTCAAGAATCAAAGTCTAGAACACAAGACCTATCTAACAGAGCAGCCAAGTTACTATTTTACGTTGCAGTAAGTGTTGGTGTAATTACATTCATTATATGGATTATTATAGGAAAAGATGTTTCTTATGCATTGGAAAGAATGGTTACAGTTATGGTAATCGCGTGTCCTCACGCACTAGGATTAGCTGCACCATTGGTAGTTGCTAGATCAACAGCAATTTCTGCTCAAAACGGATTACTAATTCGTAATCGTGCTAATTTTGAAGAAGCCAGAAATCTTGAAGCGATTGTTTTTGATAAAACAGGAACACTAACAAAAGGTGCCTTTATAGTGACAGATATTGTCCTAGCAAAAGGCCATACAGAAGAAGAACTATTAAAATATGCTGCTTCATTGGAATCTCAATCTAGTCATCCGCTTGCTATTGGCTTATTAAAAAGTGCAAAAGATAAAAACACAAAAATCATTAAGCCTACTAAATTTGAATCACTTACTGGTAAAGGTATTACTGGTATAGTCGAGAATAATCAAGTTCATGTTATAAGTCCAGGTTATATGGAAGATGAAAAGATAAAGTATCCCGTAGACAAGTATAAAAAACTTTCAAACGAAGGTAAGACTATTTCATTTGTATTGGTAAATAATGAGCTTATTGGATTCTATGCTTTGGCTGATGAAGTTAGAGAAAGTGCAAAAAGTGCTGTTAAGAAATTAAAGGAAATGAACATCAAAACTATAATGCTTACAGGAGACAACAAACAGGTTGCAAATTGGGTAGCAAATCAACTTGGACTTGATGAAGTATACGCAGAAGTACTACCACATGAAAAAGCAGAGATTATAAAAGAACTTAAAACTAGATATAAAAAAGTAGCCATGACAGGTGATGGGATTAATGATGCCCCTGCATTAGTTACTGCTGATTTAGGAATTGCAATTGGAGCAGGAACAGATGTGGCAATAGAATCTGCAGATGTAATTCTTGTGAGAAGTGATCCAGAAGATGTTGTATCAATTATTAGTTTATCTAGATCGACATATCGAAAAATGAAACAAAATCTTTGGTGGGCTGCAGGTTACAACATTGTAACTATTCCATTGGCTGCAGGAGTTTTATACTCGATTGGTATTGTGCTAAGTCCAGCAATGGGTGCAGTTTTAATGTCATTGAGTACAGT